One Desulfonatronum thiodismutans DNA segment encodes these proteins:
- the smpB gene encoding SsrA-binding protein SmpB, which produces MKPKSDGTRLIGQNKKARHEYEILETLEAGLALMGSEVKSLRDGKVSFKDGYVRLKDGDAVLVGVHIAPYAHAVHTGHEPERPRKLLLHRHQIDAWSAKTAQKGLTVVPLKMYWKAGRAKVEIGLARGKKYHDQREDLKRRAMDRDLAREM; this is translated from the coding sequence ATGAAACCGAAAAGCGACGGAACCCGGCTGATCGGCCAGAACAAGAAAGCCCGCCACGAGTACGAAATCCTGGAAACTCTGGAGGCCGGCTTGGCCCTGATGGGCTCGGAGGTGAAATCCTTGCGCGACGGCAAAGTCAGCTTCAAGGACGGTTACGTCCGGTTGAAGGACGGCGATGCGGTACTGGTAGGCGTGCATATCGCCCCGTACGCCCACGCCGTGCATACCGGACACGAACCGGAACGACCGCGTAAATTGCTCCTGCACCGTCACCAGATCGACGCCTGGAGCGCCAAGACTGCCCAGAAGGGCCTGACCGTGGTGCCGTTGAAAATGTACTGGAAGGCCGGACGAGCCAAGGTCGAAATCGGCCTGGCCCGAGGCAAGAAATACCACGACCAGCGCGAGGATCTCAAACGCCGGGCCATGGATCGGGATCTGGCCCGGGAGATGTGA